The nucleotide window cgtgccctgggccaaaggcaggcgccaaaccgctgcaccacccagggatcccccatgtacAACATTTAtcgagcacttactgtgtgccaggagtTTGCTGTGCTGCATACCTCCCAAATACTATCTGACATTAACTTCTTATCCTACATTGGGTATTTGTCACCTTATCATATGCACATTtatactttcttaatttttaaggcCAAGAAGATTGTACTGTTTTGTCACCTTGCCTTTCTCCATaccatcagaatttccttccatgatattaaatattcatttacagAGTCTTTTATAACAGCAGCATGATGTTTTATTGCAGGCAGGTTCCACGCTCCTTAGACTGGGGTGCGTGTACCCCTGAGGGCAAAGTCAAAGGATAAATTGTATCACATTTTCCTGAGGGAGAAATCTGATTCGAAGCTTTGGGAGGGGAGAAAGCCcattattttaatatcaaaacGAGGACAGATACACCACAGCATAGAACAGAGAGCAcccatgaattttaaaacaaagcagagaaGTCCAAAATCGTGTGAGCTTGCTGCTAATCCCCAAAGACCCAGGTCCCCTCTCCTCTGAAGATGGAAGAACTAGAGCTTCAGAGGTACCAAGTTCTAGTTCAAACCCCTCTTTctagagataaggaaactgagacgcAGGGAGAAGGCGGGATTGCCTAAGGTCCACAGTGCATGCAGTCCGGAGCCACACCAGGTGACCTCTGGGCCCTGAACCCCTCCCACCCTTCCAAATTTGTCATCACCCTTGGACTGCTTTTTCTGAGGGTGTAGGTGGAGACCTTGCCACTTGAGCAATCAAGCCTCTGCGTATCGATCACAGAAActccaggcttcctgcatgatCCATCCTTAGCAGCAGCTTTTCCTTTTTCACCTGGCTGGCCAGGATCTGAGCTGTCTCTTCATGTCAGCAATGAGGCCCTACATGGGCAAGAATGGGTAACCCTAAAAAGTGACTCCACCAGCACTTGGATTTTCCACTGAATGCACTGGATTATGAGCATGTATCCACTGATCTGTCTCACCCATGAGACTGGGAGCCTTTTGAAGGCAGGAATTACGTGCTAACATTATAATCGGacgtttactgagcacctgctagaCGCCAGGTGCCATGCTGAGTGTTTTTTATTGATAGAATTTACAGTCTTCATCACAGCTTTTCAAGGAATGTATGATCATCGCCATTTGTCTGGTAAGAAAGCCGATGGCAGGTTAGCACTGGCCTACCATCAGGCACTCATTTGGTATCAGTATTTATTGCAGACTTACACACAAGGACTTTGCTAGATGCGGTGGACAGTTGTGATGAACAAAACTGACTCCactcctgccctcatggaacttacagaCAAGTGGGAGATATGATACTCAACAAATAATTTTACAAACCACAGCCCATGTAATGTAGCCCCGAGCCCATCTCCCTGCCTCAGTTTGAACGCGCCTCGATGACTCATTAGCTAGCTGACCTGGGGAGAGTCTTGTACCCTCCCTgcatctcattttccttttctatcgAATGATGGTAATCATCGTGCTGATTCCGTAGGAGTACCGTGAAGAGTGAAGACATTCATGTATAGAAAACACTCAAAGCAGGGCCTCGGACATTCCAGATGTATTATTGCTGCCGGTGGTATGGGGAGGCAGGCAGTGCTAGGCGAATGTGACAGGGGAAGACGGACTTCAGGTGACTTCTGACTTGAGTTCCATAAGGTGAAGAGGAGTTAGCTTGACAGAGTTGGGgggagtgggcaggggaggggagcaggaggttGGAGggatgttccaggcagagggagtagcaggtgCAAAGCTTGGGGGGGAAGGAGGCGGGCAGGCGGTGCAGAGCAAGTAGGGGAGCTCACCTGGGGAACTGCAAGGAGTGTGGCTGGATCACGTCACATGGGGAGCTGTAGCAGGTCAGCATCTAGGAGGATACAGGTGGCACTGTCACCAGGACCTGGGCCCATTGCACCACACTGGTGATCCAGGCTCAGTAAGATGCTCCCTAAATGTTTGTCCAGGAGGCAAACAAGTGGAGAAAAAACTCTCGGCTCTGAGCATCCTGTTGTCACCCAACTAGAACAAAAAGAGTCCATTGTTCCGTTTACACAGAGCGGTGCAGACCGCCCCATTCTCACTGTCAAGCTGTTTGCACATCCATTTTGCTAGTCCCTCTCTTCTTGGCAACAGTCAGCTGTGTGGGCTCCAGTGGGGACCTCCAGCATCTGGGCTTCGGTGGGGACCTCCAGCATCTGGGCTCCAGTGGGGACCTCCAGCATCTGGGCTCTGGTGGGGTCCTCCAGCTTCTGGGCCTCATCAAAGTGGATGCTGATAGAGTCGCTAAGGCCAGGGCCCCAGATCTAAGCCAGTGGTGTTCACACAGTTTTCATAGTGGAACCCCGTGTTGGAATCATCTCAGAGGGAACCCAGGGCATGGAATGGGGACAAGCAGAGCTTCCACACCGAGGTCCCTGAGCGCTTGGCAACACCTGAGGGTGCACCTGAGAAACAGCAGGGCTCTGTAGAATAGTAAGGAAACCAAGGGTTGAGCTGAACCTCTATTTCCCGGGTATGGAAAcggaagcccagagagggggtGACTCTCCCAGGGTCCCACCACTAGGGACACACCCAGAACTAGACCTGAGACCTCCGATACCAATTCTGCTACACCAGGGTTTTCGTCCACGCCGCCCTGCCCGCCCCACGGCGTGGGGGCCTTGACGGGGCGAAGGGGCGCGCGGCCGGGATCTTGTCCGGGGTCCGGCCTCCGGCCCCAGTCAGGGTACAGACCCCACGAGACCAAAATCTGGAAGGCAGGCGTGGGAGGGCTGTTCGGGGTCACGGCCTGGTTACGCCgtgcctttcttttcctctctctctcttttaatcgAGTTTGaggtggttgttttttgtttccttaagaaatggaaaagaatgaaactgcgTAAACACAGCGATGTTAACTCCCTGAAAAGCCTCCTGCCATTTTAACTCTGttactggagaaataaaagagaaataatttgtcCACCCACACTCAGCTCTTTCTGACGAAGGTAGGTGAACGTTGCTTTGCTAATCGAGGGTGACGGCTGGAAGTGGAGCCTCGCTGACTGATCCCAGATCCCGAGGAAGCCACGGCAGCCCCAGGAGGAGCGGCCGCCGCGGGCCGCCGGGCCCCGGTCACCAGGCGCCTGTCCGCCCCCCGCAGGTCTGCCCCAGCCGGTAGTGATGGACACGCTGGACCAGGCCGAAGGGCTCGCGGGCCCGCAGCGAGAGatgccgccgcccccgccgcccccgccgccaccCCGAGGCGCCGGCAGCCACTCCCTCGGCGGCAGGAGCGGCCTGTGCCTGTTGGCTGCCTCTCAGCTCCTGGTAAGGCGAGCGCAGGCCCCACGAGGCCCGGAGCGAGGGCAGGCGCGGGGACGGCCCTTCCCGTCGCCCCCACGATGGCCACCTGGGGacggcggggggaggggccctCCGGTGTCCCTCCGTGACTCGAGGCCCTCGGGCCGGTGTGCGGAGGAGGCCACGGCCTCCGAGACCCTCAGGCCGCCTGCCCTAGCCCAAGACGCGGGGCCCTACACCTCCCGAGCGGCCGGCCTGCGGGGGTCTCGGGGAGGACTTCCCGTCTAGGGAGAGGTCTCTGGGAAGCTTGGCCTTTTATGTCGTGCCTGGTGGACTGGGGGGTCCCCTCTGGGAAGGGCTTTATCTTGGCTCCCTCGGGTCAGCTCCTCTCCAGGGAGAGTCCCGAGGCCTTCTCTGCACCCAGGGTTCCCCGGGCTCTTCCCTCAGCTGTGCAGTCTGGACcttgggggggttgggggcaaGTTGAGGCTGCAGGGGGAAGATGGGGGCAAGGAGCCCAAGCTCCAGACTCAGTCCGTCATCCCCCCCGGCTGCCCCAGCTTGCCTGCGGGGTCCTCTGGCTCAGCGGCTACGGCCCCATCTGGTCACAGAATGCCACAGACCTCCTGTCCTCCTCGCTCACACTCCTGGAACAGCTGGGACCCACGGTGAGTAAGCTCCAGGGAGCGCCAAGGTAGGAGGGAACGACGGGACCCCTCCAGGCCCACCAACCCCTGGATGGGGCTCGTCTGAGTTCAGAAGATACATCCACGCCCCTGAaacccctcaccctgctccccaCGCACACCTGGTTGGCAGCTTTCAGAAACTCGGTTTGTCACCGTAGGAATGGATGAGAACTatgtccccaccaccaccctgaccTGTTTGTCTCATGTTCTCCAGGCCCGGCTGGGCGTTGGGACCTTGGAGGTCCCCAATCTGCTGCTGGTTACTCTGTCTGTGATCCTCATTACCACCCTGGTAAGGTGCCCCCTGACCTGACCTCAGCGCTCCCCTCCTCTGGGAGGGGAGTCCCGGTGCCCACCAGCTCCCATTTGATCCCCCGACTAGATGTTTCAGGTCGGGGCAGGGACAGGCTGTCTGTCTCCTTCCACCAGTGTGCTCACAGCCTGGGATGAGGGGCACCTTCTTCTTGAAAATGAGTTTGTGGTGTCCTAGGCTGTTGAAGACTCCCGTAGCAGCCCCACATCCCACCAAAAAGACCTCAATCAACACGAAACTGAGGgttgggaggagggggcaggggggaaggtAGAGGCTGGAACCTCCCACCTAGGTGAAGGGCAGTGGCATGCAGGCAGCTCCCAGGGGAGCTCTAGAGTGAGGGGGCTCAATGTCATGGACACCCCATCACCTGGGGACCAGCCAGCAGATGGCAGGTCCATGATACTATATCTCCCCAACTAGGTGTGGCACCTCCTGAGGGCTCCCCCAGAGCCATCCACCCCACTGCCCCCTGAGGATAGGCGCCAGTCAGTGAGCCGTCAACCCTCCTTCACCTACTCAGAGTGGATGGAAGAGAAGGTCGAGGATGACTTCCTGGACCTGGACCCTGTCCCTGAGACTCCTGTGTTTGACTGCGTGATGGACATCAAGCCTGAGGCTGACCCTGCCTCACTGACCGTCAAGTCCATGGGTCTACAGGAAAGGtgagagggtggaggaggggtgggcTCTGTGGGCTCCTGAGCTTTCAGCTCCCCAGCAGAAGGGCAGGTGCCTGACTCTGACTCCCAGTGGCCAGGACAGAGCTGGCCTCATGGTTTAGCCAGTGTAGACAGACACATGCTCCTCAGGTCGGATTCACATAGATCAGAATGCCCCAGGGAGGGTAAATGCTGTTACTGCACGCGCGCCCACAGGCATGCACATGCGTACGTACTCACACGTTAACTCCTATACCCAAGTAAGTTCGGGTAGGTTCCTGTATTACAGGACTTGTCAGGGCCTTTAACGTACTTGTGTTCATCGTAAATCAGCAAGGGGGTAGCATGTGGCATTCCTCAAAGTGTTGACACAGACCCTTACTTTTAGAAAGTGTCCCATAGCGTTCCCTAGAGCGTACATTGGGAGGCGTCAGCACCTTCTCCTCGGAGCCTCGCTGGGTAAACCAGATGCACCAGGTTTGCGTTATTCCCACGATGTCGTGGAAGAAACACTGGATGAGGAGTCAGAAAACCTAGCTTTTTGTTTCAGGTCTCCCATCCCCTTactgtgtgagcttgggcaaTTCTTGTCCTCtgtctgggactcagtttccctttctaTACAGTGAGGGGCTTTTCAGCTGTTCTGTGTCTTTAGTCACTGGACATGGTGGAGCTTGTCTTGCGCAGACACCCGCCACCGCTGTGCTGCCCCAGGACTCCCCCAGgacctccccttcccctggcaGCTGAGAGGCCTGGCCTCTCCCGGGTGAGATGGCCGGGACTCGTGGGAAGCCCCATCCAGGACCGGTGGGTGGGACCGAGGCTGGGTGCAGAGGGTAGAGCCCTGCTTCTCTGCTCTGCGTAGGTgccctctccccccgccctccgGCTCCTGAcgtcctggggccccggggctggGAAGTGCCTCCAGCGGTGACAGAGGACAGGCCAGGGAGGACTGTGTTGCGATTGCCTTGGATGGAACCGCTGGAACTGGGGCCCCAGGCCCCCCTCAGTTAGTGACTCCACTGCAGGGGCCAGGAATCGGGGAGTCAGTCAGGCCTACATCTCGGAGCTGAGACCCGCGTTCCCCAACCAGTGGGACTGTCACGCTCCCACTGCTCTCTGGGTGCCACCCTGCTCCCACCCTTGACCCCTCCCTCCTCACACCCCCACCTCTGAGACTCGCTCCCCTCTCCCGGTCCTTCCAGGAGGGGCTCCAACGTCTCCCTGACCCTGGACATGTGCACGCCAGGCTGCGGTGAGGAGGGCTTTGGCTACCTCATGTCCCCGCGTGAGGAGTCGGCCCGCGAGTACCTGCTCAGCGCCTCCCGGGTCCTGCAGGCCGAGGAGCTTCACGAGAAGGCCCTGGACCCCTTCCTGCTGCAGGCAGAGTTCTTTGTGAGTCCCCCCGGGGCCAGCCCCCCACAGTGGGCGGACCTTGCTGCTCACTTCGATGGTGCACTAGCCGGGCAGCGGTGCGGggtgcccagcacccagcacccgaGTGACTGACGTTGCTTCCTTACCAGCTCTCCCACCATCTTGGGCAAGCTGCTTCCCCCCTGAGCCTCAGAGGGGCTCTTTCCAGGTTCCTCATatggaaaatggggataaaaatcaTTGGAATGTTGCAAGGATTAAAGATACGGCTGAGGTGTGCAGGGGACGCAGCCAGGTGATAGGAATCTGGTGGCCTCCCCGCGTCCTTACTGCCCAGCACTGGGCTTTGGGAGTGGTAGAAAGCCTTCCTCCGactctcctcttttccctccctccctcctacccaCTATCTCCGAACGTTGCTCCTCCTCTGACATCTCTCCAGTCACCTCCCCCCCAGACCTCCGAGAGAGCCTCCAGCTGCCTCCTGTTGGACTTTGAGGGGCCCCATAAATGACCTGCCTGCTTTACCTGCCTGAGCACCCAACCAGTGATTAGCTAGGATGCTAGGATGTAGGAGATGACAGTGTCACCTTTATTTTTGTTGGTAAAGGCTAATTTtgaagtgaggcccaggtgcgtaGCAATAGTGAGCTTCCTAATACTGACCCCAAGAATCCACAAGTTTTCTGCCCACCTCAGGGGATGCACCACTTGCCCCCTGAGGGCATccctgtatttctttctctgcagGAGGGTCcccaaaggaggagggaggaaggaaggggtttGGGCCCAAGAGTGTGCTCCTCACTCGATCTCACCATCTGCCACCAGTCTGGGTGGGAGAGGGCAAGAGGCCATGAGTATTTGGGGACCGTCCCTCCTGGGAGAAGCCAGGGGGATGGGGAAGCCATGTGCCTTCCTCGGCTTCCCTTACCCAGGCCACCTGGCCTCCTACCTGGCCCGGATGGCTGTTTCCTCTGAGAAAACCTCTGCTGCCCTCCGACCCACCGCTCCACATTCTCAGGGCTGGGCATGGTCTGTCTCGCCCGAGCTGGGCTAGCCGAGCCTCCTTTTTCagccctgtgccccctcccctACAGGGACTGTCCACTTCAAACTGGACtaccacccccctccacccccaggcctttctcttccccacctctactcacatccccccacccccaccccactggaTGCTTCCAGAAAGCCTTTCTCAACCACCCCAGCCTCAGCTTCGCTGCGTGTTCCCACCACCCTCACCTCCCTGGTGTTTCCTGTTCAATAGCTGATTGTTGATTTTGCCCAGAGACCAAGGAACACAGCCTGCGCCCTCACTCCATGGGCACTTTTGTACACATTGCCTTTTGGGGAATGGGAGGgttaggggttttttttgtggggtttttttggatTCTCATAATAACCCTAGAAAATTAAGTGTAGTGATCCTTAACGCCCATACTTAAATATGTCCAAAAACTGTGGACATTGTGAAACTGGAGTCAGGTGCTGAGCGATGGGGACAGGTGGAAGGGGGGGTGAAGAAGCCAGAGACACTGGGGAGTCACCCCCATGAGCAGTAGGGAGGGGGCAAGAGGTGAACTTAAAAGCTGGGAACTGTTTGGACAGATGGAGAAGGGTGGGACCAGCGCTCCCGACCAGCAGAGGGTCGGAAGGAGTGCCGGGAGCTCAGACCAGGAGGCAGGGTGGCCGGGGAAGAGACTGGCCTGTAACCAGAGAGCAGCCCACAGTGAACAAAGACCAGATCCAAGGCGACATCACGTGGCCAGGCAGAGAGGATTGGATTTGGGGTTTTTGACACAGTTGTGATTGGAAGGCACAAGCACATCCTTGAGGAGCTCAGAAGGAGGCTCCTTTCCTGCTGGAGAACGAgggagggcttcttggaggagaGGGCGCTTAAGGTGGACAGGACAGAGGAAGCGGAGGATGGGGTGGATGTTTCCACAAAGGGAGCAGCACAGCCCGAGCCCCCGAGGCCGGAACCCAGGTCAGCCtcgaggggagggggatggaagGCAGTGATTGGCCAGGTCACTTTTTCTCTTGTTCCCTGTTCATCAGCCGTTTATGGAGCATCTACGAGGTGCCAGGCTGGCCCCGGGGCAACAGTCGTAATAACAGCATTTATTATGCACTCACtagtgccaggcactattcttaATGCTTTTCCTGTGCACTGACTGGTTTCATAGTACACGTTCACTGAGTGAGTGCGTGCACTCAAGCACACGCCTGGACTAGAGGTTAGAGGCACACCAGTGCCTGGATCCCGACGCCTGTGAGAGCCGGCCCACTGCGGCTAACGCCCCCATGTCCTCCTCTGGCAGGAAATCCCCATGAACTTCGTGGATCCGAAGGAGTATGACATCCCCGGGCTGGTGCGCAAGAACCGGTACAAAACCATCCTGCCCAGTGAGTACTCACGGCCCCCCGGGGCGTGGGGTGCACCTCCCCTGGGAGCCCCTCGCCCTGAGGAAGACCTCAACCCCGGAGCTAGGCCTCGAGGTCacgaggagaagggaaggagggctgggGGCACCCGGGGAAGGGGAAAGGCCCCCGTGGTGAGGGCAGAGCTGAGCTCACAGCTTCACCCTTGCCCTCCCTGGCTGTGCTTGGCTCTGGAAACCCGGAGAGAGAGAATGACGACAGTAGCAGCTCCCAGACAGTGCCCGGTGACCCCAGAGTGTTTTCACGCTCTTTCTCCCTGCAGAGTGGGCAGGCGGCTAAGAGGGGgaaatgaggttcagagaggtagAGTCACACGGCTAGGAAGGACAGAGCTGAGTCTCACCCTGGGCCTCTTTGACCCCGGAATCGGGCTCTTCTGTGTACCTTGCGTGGAGTTTGCTCAGAGTGGGAGTCCTCTGACAGGAAGAGGCACCCCACAAGGGCATGAGGTGCCGATCAGCTAGTGAGCTCCCCGTCACTCAAGGTGTTCAAGTGAAGCTGCGTGATCGATCCCCTGGCAGATCTgagagggatttttttccccctttgagggCAGTCAGACCAGGTGACCTAACGTTCCTCTTTCAGCCCTGGGGTGTCATTTTCAGCTAACTTTCATCAGGCCCCTGTCTGCCTGTCACCCCTGCCAAGTTCTGGCCCCAGGCCCCCCCGGGCTAGCTTAGGGGGTGACTTGTTGAAAGCGAATCCCCACCAACCTACTCCACTCAGTTTGTGGAGTAACGAGGCTTTAAAAAAGCAGTTTTGCCATCAGCATCTCCAACAACATGTAAGATGTCatgacttatttttaacttttaaaatatcgaCTTGTGGTTGCCATGGTTACACAGTCTCTAGGTAGTTCCGGTTAAACAAAGCACCATTTAAGGCCAGGATGCGTTCTTCAGGGCTGCTCACCTCCTTCCTCATCTTGTCACCCGCAAACCACCCAGCCCCACCTGGAGGGGCTCAGGCACCCCGGAACCTAGGGCTTGGCTGGTCACTCGGAatggtgggggggagagggggagccaGACCACCCCTCCGCCTGGCTCCCCCTGGACGGCTGAGAGGTCCTGAGCCGCTTCAACGATGCGCTGAGCCCGCGAGGGCCTGGAGCTCAAGCGAGCATCCTCTGTGGCCAGCGAGAATTGTCCCTGTGCCTCAGAGACTGGGACCGGCCGGGGGTTGTGTGTATGACAAGGAGGACGTGTCAGGCTTGGCACAGGCCTGCTGGATCCAGGACACCCCGAGGCTTGGTCTCTCGTTCATTTGGCACCAGTTTCCTGAACTCTGCCCCAGGGGCTGAGACTTCAGGCATGAATGAGCCACGGGGACTTCATGGTCTCGTGGGGGAAACAGACCCATGGACGGTGAGTAGGACAGAGTGACCAGTGACCCAGCTGGCAGCACTGAAGGCAAAATAACAGGGGAGCGATTTCTGTCCTTTTTGTCACCACGTCCCAAGTGCcaaaatagtgcctggcacctcGTAGACAGTCTGCTCCTATTtgagtgagggagggaaggagggaatgaatgaatgaacgtcTCTCAGGTCAGCTCAGCCTCTCCATCCTCACTGCCGGATGACTTTTCGGGGGCCAGGGCTTGTCTGTTGCCCAGTCCCATACCACCCCTGGAGTTGTGCCAGGCAGTCGTCTCCTGACTGCCCTGCCGAAGCCCACACTCTTCCCTCCTGTTCTTCGGCTACCGTTAGCACAGAAATGGTAGAAAGCAGAAATCCAGTCGTGTCATCCTCTTCCTTAAACATTGTCACCATCCCCCTTGTAATCCTCGGGTTTTGGCCCAGCCTTGATTTATAAGACCCTCTGTCGGTCCCTCTCCAGgccatgtctctgcccccccccacccccctgccctgtgccctgtgccctggACTCAATCACACAGGGTGCTGCTGTTCCTTACTCCTCTCCTGCTGTCAGACCCCACGCAGCCTACCTGCCTGCCAACCTGCCCCATACTCGGGGGCAAGGACGTGTCTCGTTCACTGAGGAGTCCCTACCctcgagccctgcaccaggcacaGAGACCGCGCCCAGTGGGGTCATCATTCCCACAGTGGTTCTTTAGTGCCACAGGCCCTCCTGGTGTCTGGTCCGAGGGTGCTGTGCCTACTTCTGACACCTAATCTGGGCAGGCACCGCCAAGAAGGGAGATGGCCCCTCAGCACGCCCTGCTCCTTCCTTCCACTGACCACGCAGCATCCCCTCCActcaccccctccctctgccctcctaaCACCCCTCTGTGCCCCCATCCACAGGGGCAGCCCCACCATGGGGCTGGGCATaaaagggccagagggcagaGGCCTGTGAGTGTCACCTGTTTGTCCTACCCGGTTTGGGATCTTCTCTACCTGTTAACTTCTAGGGAAGCTCTGTGCCATATGGTGTGTGCCGGGCTAAGTTACTGGTTTAAGGCCAAGCTACCATTCCCTCCTTTCATCCTTACAAGACGAGTGGGGCTGTGATGGAAGGGATGTCTCCAGTTCACAGACCCACACAGGGAAATTAAGTCAATGGTGCACACTGCTAGCAAGCCACAGCATCAGGACTCGAACCCAGCCCTCTGGCTCCCTGTACTGTCTCGGAGAGCCCCCGGCTGTGTGCCGGAAGCTCCTTCAGTTCAGCTGTCCCTAtttaggaaagaaagggaaacccAGAGAAGGGATAAGACTGTGAGCTGGTGACAGAGCCAGGGCAGAAGCCAGGGCcccgttccccccaccccacgacGTCCCTGCCCACCCCACGCACCCTCCCATCTCTAGGCCCAGCCTCTGCGGCCTGACCAAAGAGGCAGTTCAGGGAGGCTCTCGCTGGCACAAAATGGATTCCGTtccaggaagaggagcaggaggTTGTGAGAATCTATAACTGTGGGATTGGACATGTCAGTcgatggagaaaaaaga belongs to Canis lupus baileyi chromosome 23, mCanLup2.hap1, whole genome shotgun sequence and includes:
- the PTPN5 gene encoding tyrosine-protein phosphatase non-receptor type 5 isoform X2, which codes for MQVWAEVAWSPFNDKAEQRALAPFSSADERSEREKHAADDSEGGILDMCCSERLPALSDEGLPQPVVMDTLDQAEGLAGPQREMPPPPPPPPPPRGAGSHSLGGRSGLCLLAASQLLLACGVLWLSGYGPIWSQNATDLLSSSLTLLEQLGPTARLGVGTLEVPNLLLVTLSVILITTLVWHLLRAPPEPSTPLPPEDRRQSVSRQPSFTYSEWMEEKVEDDFLDLDPVPETPVFDCVMDIKPEADPASLTVKSMGLQERRGSNVSLTLDMCTPGCGEEGFGYLMSPREESAREYLLSASRVLQAEELHEKALDPFLLQAEFFEIPMNFVDPKEYDIPGLVRKNRYKTILPNPHSRVCLTSPDPDDPLSSYINANYIRGYGGEEKVYIATQGPIVSTVGDFWRMVWQEHTPIIVMITNIEEMNEKCTEYWPEEQVVYDGVEIIVQKVIHTEDYRLRVISLRNGTEERGLKHYWFTSWPDQKTPDRAPPLLHLVREVEEAAQQEGPRCAPIIVHCSAGIGRTGCFIATSICCQQLRHEGVVDILKTTCQLRQDRGGMIQTCEQYQFVHHVMSLYEKQLSRPSPE
- the PTPN5 gene encoding tyrosine-protein phosphatase non-receptor type 5 isoform X1, with translation MNYEEARSEREKHAADDSEGGILDMCCSERLPGLPQPVVMDTLDQAEGLAGPQREMPPPPPPPPPPRGAGSHSLGGRSGLCLLAASQLLLACGVLWLSGYGPIWSQNATDLLSSSLTLLEQLGPTARLGVGTLEVPNLLLVTLSVILITTLVWHLLRAPPEPSTPLPPEDRRQSVSRQPSFTYSEWMEEKVEDDFLDLDPVPETPVFDCVMDIKPEADPASLTVKSMGLQERRGSNVSLTLDMCTPGCGEEGFGYLMSPREESAREYLLSASRVLQAEELHEKALDPFLLQAEFFEIPMNFVDPKEYDIPGLVRKNRYKTILPNPHSRVCLTSPDPDDPLSSYINANYIRGYGGEEKVYIATQGPIVSTVGDFWRMVWQEHTPIIVMITNIEEMNEKCTEYWPEEQVVYDGVEIIVQKVIHTEDYRLRVISLRNGTEERGLKHYWFTSWPDQKTPDRAPPLLHLVREVEEAAQQEGPRCAPIIVHCSAGIGRTGCFIATSICCQQLRHEGVVDILKTTCQLRQDRGGMIQTCEQYQFVHHVMSLYEKQLSRPSPE
- the PTPN5 gene encoding tyrosine-protein phosphatase non-receptor type 5 isoform X3; the protein is MQVWAEVAWSPFNDKAEQRALAPFSSADERSEREKHAADDSEGGILDMCCSERLPGLPQPVVMDTLDQAEGLAGPQREMPPPPPPPPPPRGAGSHSLGGRSGLCLLAASQLLLACGVLWLSGYGPIWSQNATDLLSSSLTLLEQLGPTARLGVGTLEVPNLLLVTLSVILITTLVWHLLRAPPEPSTPLPPEDRRQSVSRQPSFTYSEWMEEKVEDDFLDLDPVPETPVFDCVMDIKPEADPASLTVKSMGLQERRGSNVSLTLDMCTPGCGEEGFGYLMSPREESAREYLLSASRVLQAEELHEKALDPFLLQAEFFEIPMNFVDPKEYDIPGLVRKNRYKTILPNPHSRVCLTSPDPDDPLSSYINANYIRGYGGEEKVYIATQGPIVSTVGDFWRMVWQEHTPIIVMITNIEEMNEKCTEYWPEEQVVYDGVEIIVQKVIHTEDYRLRVISLRNGTEERGLKHYWFTSWPDQKTPDRAPPLLHLVREVEEAAQQEGPRCAPIIVHCSAGIGRTGCFIATSICCQQLRHEGVVDILKTTCQLRQDRGGMIQTCEQYQFVHHVMSLYEKQLSRPSPE
- the PTPN5 gene encoding tyrosine-protein phosphatase non-receptor type 5 isoform X5, producing MDTLDQAEGLAGPQREMPPPPPPPPPPRGAGSHSLGGRSGLCLLAASQLLLACGVLWLSGYGPIWSQNATDLLSSSLTLLEQLGPTARLGVGTLEVPNLLLVTLSVILITTLVWHLLRAPPEPSTPLPPEDRRQSVSRQPSFTYSEWMEEKVEDDFLDLDPVPETPVFDCVMDIKPEADPASLTVKSMGLQERRGSNVSLTLDMCTPGCGEEGFGYLMSPREESAREYLLSASRVLQAEELHEKALDPFLLQAEFFEIPMNFVDPKEYDIPGLVRKNRYKTILPNPHSRVCLTSPDPDDPLSSYINANYIRGYGGEEKVYIATQGPIVSTVGDFWRMVWQEHTPIIVMITNIEEMNEKCTEYWPEEQVVYDGVEIIVQKVIHTEDYRLRVISLRNGTEERGLKHYWFTSWPDQKTPDRAPPLLHLVREVEEAAQQEGPRCAPIIVHCSAGIGRTGCFIATSICCQQLRHEGVVDILKTTCQLRQDRGGMIQTCEQYQFVHHVMSLYEKQLSRPSPE
- the PTPN5 gene encoding tyrosine-protein phosphatase non-receptor type 5 isoform X4; this encodes MNYEEARSEREKHAADDSEGGILDMCCSERLPALSDEGLPQPVVMDTLDQAEGLAGPQREMPPPPPPPPPPRGAGSHSLGGRSGLCLLAASQLLLACGVLWLSGYGPIWSQNATDLLSSSLTLLEQLGPTARLGVGTLEVPNLLLVTLSVILITTLVWHLLRAPPEPSTPLPPEDRRQSVSRQPSFTYSEWMEEKVEDDFLDLDPVPETPVFDCVMDIKPEADPASLTVKSMGLQERRGSNVSLTLDMCTPGCGEEGFGYLMSPREESAREYLLSASRVLQAEELHEKALDPFLLQAEFFEIPMNFVDPKEYDIPGLVRKNRYKTILPNPHSRVCLTSPDPDDPLSSYINANYIRGYGGEEKVYIATQGPIVSTVGDFWRMVWQEHTPIIVMITNIEEMNEKCTEYWPEEQVVYDGVEIIVQKVIHTEDYRLRVISLRNGTEERGLKHYWFTSWPDQKTPDRAPPLLHLVREVEEAAQQEGPRCAPIIVHCSAGIGRTGCFIATSICCQQLRHEGVVDILKTTCQLRQDRGGMIQTCEQYQFVHHVMSLYEKQLSRPSPE